From the Alistipes sp. ZOR0009 genome, the window GTGAGTCATCATTCCGCAAATGGTAAGGTTGGCAATCTCATTACTATTTAGCCAATCCTGCAGGTCGGTTTCTCTAAAGCTGTTGGGGAAATGCTTTACCACCACCTTTTCATCCGCAAGTGGAGCTACGTTGGCATGTATCTCGGCTCCTTTGGTATTTGGTACAAAAAAGGTTGCCGTTGGTCGTGTTGCAATGTGCTGTACGTGTAAAACAGGTAAGCCTTTGCTCCGAAAATGGTTAAGTAGCAGCTTGGCATTGCTGCTTGCCTTTTCCGAACCGTCGAGAGTCATTGCTCCTCCTTCAAAGTAATCGTTTTGGATATCAATAAGTATCAGCGCTGTGTTCATCTATTTTAAGTTGATGGTTGTATCTCCTAAGTTAGAATATTAGAACGAGATAATTTGGCGGCAATGCGACTATTTGCTCTGCTCGTTTTACACTTTTTTTCGGGCTAACAAGGTTATAAAAAAAGGAAATGGGCTCAATTTGCGAGCCTCATTCCCTTTTATTTCCTATTCTTGCTGCTAAAATTTAAACCAAGGGTATGGATGGTTTACATGGTCTAATGCTCTTGGCAGATCATCGCCAGGGATCATCTTAAATATGGGCTGTACCGATGGGTTCGATGGATATTTCTTCCCATTGTACTTTACGAGGTGGTTTTTGCCGCCGCTCATAATGATTAGATCCTTCCATCCGTTGGTCTTGTTGTTGTCAATAACAACGGGGTAGTCTGTTACGGTGAAGTAGGTGATTACGTTGCCTTGGTTATCGAGAAGTAGCATGGTGCATCCGCCCGAACCACAGAAGTAGCCTCCTATAAGACCCACAAAGATCTCCTTTTTCGAGTCGTCGTTCAGATCGTACTCAAAGAAGATGAATTTTCTGTTTTCTTCAGGGATAAAACCTTTTGCCAAATCGTCCTTAAATAGGTCTTTAAGGGTAAGCCGAACTAGGTTTGCCGTTTCTGTGCTTGCCGTGTTTACGCCATACTGATCTCCAGGAATGTTATCCGTGGTATCCGGATCGGCTACTGCGCTGCTAGCAGCAGCTAAGGCGGTGGTTGCAGAATCGGTGGTCGCTTCAGCTCCTTTTTTAGATCCTGAGTTGCATGCGCTAAACGCTATTATGGCGAAAAGGCACGCTGTAAGTAGTGTTGTTTTCATTGTTTGATTGATTTTCTGCCTACTTGGGTTTTAAATTCACAGCAAGTTACGGTAAAATTTTCATCAATGTATAAACGTATAGACAGAATGCTACAAAAAAGATAATGCAACACAAAAACGGCATAAATATGCTTTTGTAAAAAGCTGCTCTTGTTTGGTATAGAGAGTAGGGTAGGAAAAGATACGGGATGCTTTGCTACTTTACTTTTCGGTAAACGGCATGCGTAATGGAGTCCTTTAAACGTAGTATTTTGTTGAAATTTCTTTTGGTTGGCTTTAGTATCATTTTTAGTGTATCTATTTTATTGCTATCCTTTACTACTTCATTATCTATATCTTCCGATAGTTTTCTAAAAATGTCCTTAGAATTTACATCCATTACGTAAAGTAGGCCATCCTTCAGGTTGTACATTGTTACACTCCAGAGTCCTTTTTCAACCAGCTTGCTTACAACGAGCGTGTGCTTATGCTCTCTAATGGTGTTGCCTTCATTAAATTTGAAGAGAACCGTTTCGTTGTTTAGCGTAAAGCGTACCGAGTCGTTTACTATTCTATATTTTTCCTTTGTCTTCTTATCTTCTATGGTGTTCTTGTCTATAAAAGTAACCTCGCTGGTATCAATTTCCTGTCGGCTCATGGTTAGGCGGATTTTATCCCTACCTATAATTCCGTTTTCGTCTATAATAAGCAGCGACGAATCCTTTCCTTGGTAGATTCCTCTAAATTGGGGAGCGATTGCTTCTAAATCGGCCACCTTTACTGGTTGTGGTTGGTTGAATAGCACATTATCGGCAGGCCCGCCACATGCAGCAGCAAGCAATGTACCAAAGAGAATAAAGTACCGTTTCATCCTAATAAGTTGTTTAAGGTAGGATGCTCTCCGCATACCAAGGTTATCTTAATGCTTGTTTGCGATAGCCAGCCGTGCGGGTGCTATAATCCTTGTATTAAGCTTGTAGTGTTAGTTTTGCTACGCAAATACGTATTTCTAAAGTTACAATTTATATTCAGATATTCTTACTAGATAGGAGGGAGGTGGAAATATTCAACAAAAAGCTAAGCGCAACGATTATATCTACCCATCAGGGTTTGCTATAACGCGTTACGCTTAGCGAGGCATGGTTATTTTACATCTTCAAAGCTATCTAAAACCGGTTCTGCTCCATGATACTAAAAAACAACCTCAATTTTAACAACTTCCTTCTGCTTGGAGATACCGCAAAGCCTTGATGGTAGATAGCCTTACATGGTGATGTAAGATGTCCAAACCTATGAGATAACCACTTATTCTATAAGCGTAAATTTAGGCTTATTTTCTTTGCAGGGAAACGGGTTGATAATCCTATCTGTATGGTTAACAGCAGGAATGTATCTTTTTATTTGAGCCTGTTGTGCTGGTTGTTCGCACAGTAATGTCGAATGCAGAGCGTTGGCTAAAAGAAAGCTTTCGGGAGTGTATTAAAGTTTTGTATTACCTTACAATAAAGGCTCCTAAGGTGCTTTTCAACGTGGCTTACGGCTTATATTTGCCTGCTGGCTCAATCGTCGGAAAGGGTCTTTCCAGCATTATTAAACAGCAGCTTCGTTTTCCTCTACTTTATCGAACCAAATATCTTACCGATGTAGCCTTCATAAAATGCCTTTTCACTCTCCTTGTAGTAGAGAATGGCATTTACAAATATGCCTTCCTCCTGTACGGTTTTTTGGTAAAATATTTTCTTTCCCTGATAGCCTGATATTACAAAGAAGGTTTTACCCAGCTTTTTGTAGGTGATTTTTGAAATGGAATCCTGCTCGTACATCCTGATAGTCTCGCTAAACTCCTCCTTTAGCGACGTTATTTTCGCTTCTATATCTGTGCGCGAGGTGGCGTAAACAATTAGCGCATCTTCGCCTTCCTTATTTTTGAAAGCTCGTCCATCGCCCAGCGTACTCTCTTCTTGCGGAAATAAAACACCAACGGGGTAATCTATTGCGTAGCCAAATTTTGGGTTGAAGTAGGTTTCCATTTTGGGTGCCTCCTGTTCCTCTGCAATGCTGGTAGTGCTGGTGGTGTTTGTATCACCACCATTGGTTTTCTTTTGGTTGGGCTGGCAGCCTATCAGTAGCAGCGAAAGCGCAATAAGGGTTCCTATTTTCATGGTGGAATAGTTAAATCTGGTACAATGCAGATATAAATATATGATATTCTTGGCAGGAGTATGGTGTAGCCCTGTTTTTTTGTTAGCGTTACAGTGCTTTTTCTTTTTAAAACAGCGAAATGTCGTTATTAGGTATTTCGCTGTTTTGGTGATATGGCTACTTGCAGGCGTTACTCAATCTCCGACCTCTTTTTCAGGTCTTCTGCCAGCCTTTTAATCTTATCAGGATCGGCCTGCGGCCCATCTGTCGAGATTATGTACCCTTCATACTTATCAAAGTAGTCCGTTCTTTGGCTCAGATACTGCTTCCAAACGCCCTCCTTCATATGTCCTGTTCCATGCATAGGTACAAGCTTAATGTGAGCGTGGTCTACTCCCGTCCCTTCCATTATTAAGCCAACCCGGCCGACATTTTCGAAATGGTGTAGCAGTATTTTCGATACCTTTTTGCTCGCAATAATAAGCCGCTGTAGCACATCGTCGGGCAGCGCTAGGCAGTCGCTTCCGTAATGCTGCTTGGGTACAAGCACGGTAAATCCTTCTACACTCGGGAATATGGATAAAAATGCCATAAACTCGTCATCTTCCCAAAAGATACCTGGGGTTGGGATGCTCCCCTTTACTATTTCGCAGAAGAGGCATTTCCCTTCTTTGGTCGAGGATTGGTAGTCTGCCATGAGCGGATGTTTTAGTTGGTTATACTTCAATATTATCGGACTATTCCCAAATTCCATTCATTTCGGTTAGTATTATGGGCTCAGAGTCGGTAACAACAAGGGTGTGCTCGTGCTGTGCCATGTAGCCACCTAGGTTTCCAATCATCGTCCAACCATCTTTTTGGGGAATGGCAAACGTTGAGTGCGTGGCAATAAAGGTTTCTACTGCCACTACGCTGTTTTTTTTGAAGAACTCTCGGTTGCTTTTATCCTTAAAGTTGGCTATTTCGTGTGGTTCTTCGTGTAAACTTCGTCCCACACCATGTCCCGTAAGGTTTTTGATAACCTTGTAGCCTCTTTTCTTTGCCTCCGTTTCTATCAGGTAGCCAATTTCCGAGATACGTACACCTCCTTTTATGCTTGATATTGCCTTTTTTAGGATCTCCTTCGAGGCTTCTACCAGCGGCTGGTGCCGATTAATGTCGTTACCAAGGACAAAAGAGGCTCCGTTATCCGACCAAAAGCCATCCAGCTCGGCCGAAACATCAATGTTTACGAGGTCTCCCTCCTGTAGTATCTTATTTTTTGATGGTATTCCGTGGCAAAATTCGTTTCTGATGCTAATACACGTCCACCCCGGAAACTTGTAGGTTAGGTAGGGGGCCGATTTCGCGCCAAACTTTTCCAGCAGCGTTCTGCCGTACTCATCCAGCTCTAAGGTCGACATTCCCGGCTTGGCGTAGCTCACCATTTCTTTTAGCGTTAAGGCAACGGCTTCGCTTGCCTTTTTCATTCCTGCTAGGTCGCTCTCGTTTTTTAGTAGCATGTTCCTCTCCTCTTTAGTTCTCTACCTCATGGGACAATGCGCTAAGCGGCATTTTGCTACCAATCCTTACGGTGGTGCTGCTCCCAATCCCCTTTAAAGGAACCTTTGTTTTCCCTTTTATGGTTGGTTTGCATTTCGCCTAGCGGCCTTACCTTGTTGAGGTACCATTTTTCGTTGCATTAAAGATAGCAGCTTTGAAAATAATATCTCGGTATATTCCTTATTTGTTGTTTGGCCTGCTACATAAAACAAAAGGTGCAGCCGTGGCTACACCTTTATCGTAATTTTCCTTCTTTTCAGCAGAAAATAGCCTGCTAGCTGCTACCCTAAACTAAACGAGGCAACTCACACGTAGTGGGAGTTGCCTCGTTTATATGCTATATCAGGTTTATTTAAAACTCGATTTCTTTAGGATCTGGACCGTACTGGTTTTCACATCTATCACCATCTGTTAGGAATAGAACTAGCAACCAAATACCTCCAATAATAGGTATAAGTAAGACAAAGTACATCCAACCACTTTTACCTGTATCATGTAATCTTCTAACACATACTGCTAACGAAGGTATGATGATAAATAAGTAGTAAAGTCCTGTAATTGCGCCAAATGTTCCTATCGCAAAGTCTAACCCAATAGTTACGCAAATAGCAATAATATTGAATAGGGTAAACATCCAATACTCCATTCTTCTTGCTCTTCCACTAAAATCAGCATACTGTTTAAATACTTTTAGATACCATTTCATAATAATAATGTGTTTAGCGATTTTCCTACTCGTATGGCTTTTCGGTTACGCCCCATTATGGATTATTTTTAACAGAGTTAAAATATTTGCAAAAATAGTGGATGGTTTTAAACTTTTGTGTTTTATATGCTGAAGGATCTAGAAATCTTTTTTTGAGGTTTCTCGTCTAAAGAAATCACTCACTCATCTTTCTGATGTTGACTTTGCTACATAAAACAAAAGGTGCAGCCGTGGCTACACCTTTATCGTAATTTTCCTTCTTTTTCAGCAGAAAGTAGCCTGCTAGCTGCTACCCTAACAGGCATTCCCTGCTAATTTTCAGGTCGTATAGGTTTATTATTTAGGAGTACATTTGCTCGATGTATGGCGTAGGCTTAATAGTAAACGCTGTCAGCCCTGCGTAGGCAGGGAGTTAATCCGTATTAGCACTGCC encodes:
- a CDS encoding cysteine hydrolase family protein, with translation MNTALILIDIQNDYFEGGAMTLDGSEKASSNAKLLLNHFRSKGLPVLHVQHIATRPTATFFVPNTKGAEIHANVAPLADEKVVVKHFPNSFRETDLQDWLNSNEIANLTICGMMTHMCVDATVRAAKDLGYECTLVADACATKNLEIQNVVVNAKDVHNSFTAALSYFYATVTNTEEYLSTQ
- a CDS encoding HIT family protein, whose amino-acid sequence is MADYQSSTKEGKCLFCEIVKGSIPTPGIFWEDDEFMAFLSIFPSVEGFTVLVPKQHYGSDCLALPDDVLQRLIIASKKVSKILLHHFENVGRVGLIMEGTGVDHAHIKLVPMHGTGHMKEGVWKQYLSQRTDYFDKYEGYIISTDGPQADPDKIKRLAEDLKKRSEIE
- the map gene encoding type I methionyl aminopeptidase, producing the protein MLLKNESDLAGMKKASEAVALTLKEMVSYAKPGMSTLELDEYGRTLLEKFGAKSAPYLTYKFPGWTCISIRNEFCHGIPSKNKILQEGDLVNIDVSAELDGFWSDNGASFVLGNDINRHQPLVEASKEILKKAISSIKGGVRISEIGYLIETEAKKRGYKVIKNLTGHGVGRSLHEEPHEIANFKDKSNREFFKKNSVVAVETFIATHSTFAIPQKDGWTMIGNLGGYMAQHEHTLVVTDSEPIILTEMNGIWE
- a CDS encoding DUF805 domain-containing protein; the encoded protein is MKWYLKVFKQYADFSGRARRMEYWMFTLFNIIAICVTIGLDFAIGTFGAITGLYYLFIIIPSLAVCVRRLHDTGKSGWMYFVLLIPIIGGIWLLVLFLTDGDRCENQYGPDPKEIEF